One window of the Trifolium pratense cultivar HEN17-A07 linkage group LG2, ARS_RC_1.1, whole genome shotgun sequence genome contains the following:
- the LOC123907649 gene encoding disease resistance protein RGA2-like → MEEARVSRSIADILQKLNSLKPGANLLPGIHIRGLKDNLILIHEKIQLACYSDECPKWLQKAEDVVKNLRYVLDGTTTSGSKQVEDTLRYLVDGTSGSKKSFISQLGFSFSFSLKKRFQAMLLVEKTIEELKRQIEEEAKGKEAVVSHTNEERYFSSEMLLDFEKIPVFGRENEKEEIIDQLLNLNNSDVVPPVIVIVGVSGLGKTKLARLVCKDLRVKARFQPIWFDFNSSVSTVKDLIECHHEKHVLIVIDNLQIENENHALDKLQQKLTELVGGGTDRAILISTRSNKVANNIVARHVLQLQGLNQEDSWSLFQHIHGQSTTEPESKPERDNMRDCGGIPLLIVIIATVMKHHGGGGDKWTLEALQMLKFIYYDNLPTNQKLCFAYCSLFLEDYLIDAEKLIQLWTAEGFLVASSSETIIAEQQFDRACFDDFVPLVFHQAELENDHHKYCGVVRNSGLYRMNKLMHKLAKLVTADGKNIISDSMGSRVHGGTLRVSFNCALDLSCEVPESMFQKAKKLTTILFPYNTNNPRLPHEVKMTTSTCNKIFNTFKDSLCTLDLNDLGIKMVPSSIEEMKYLRYLDLSHNNMEKLPSCITTLIHLQTLKLSQCHALKKLPKDMGNLSSLNHLGIEGCLRLTHMPSGISKLTDLQTLSLFVASKKHVSGGLRSLTNLNKLRGYLEISHLEQVKEASEDKVLKNKQHIEFMTLRWDHKEEDEKEKYIANDEKSLDCLEPHPNLKVLLVVGYIGSRLSDWIVSLRCLVKFTLNNCPKFITLPALDVLPNLKVLQLWRLDSLNFIHSSELAILFPSLKELTIIDCPHLIGWYGSRGLSFSCISKLNIQYCPKLAWVPRYPGLDEELVLVESNVESMRNTMHYADGTESIETCNSQTQPFSKLKSMVIEGIEQSPLESSWLKNFISLEELHIRDCSNMNSLPQGFEYLSSLQSLSIERCEELVLDADISETEWKNPIELEGLRNLTSLTLSGIPKLKSLPWGVENMKSLKDLRIYDCHGLTHLPETIGILVSLEKLVISECRWLQSLPKGMERMESLHTLTIMNCPLLLPRCQPDTGDDWPQIAHIKNIQVKQTPQEGM, encoded by the coding sequence atGGAGGAAGCCAGAGTTTCCCGTTCAATCGCCGACATCTTACAAAAGTTGAACTCCCTAAAACCTGGAGCAAATTTGCTACCAGGAATTCACATCAGGGGCCTTAAAGACAATCTTATACTAATCCATGAAAAAATCCAGCTCGCGTGTTACTCGGATGAATGCCCCAAATGGCTTCAAAAAGCTGAAGATGTAGTCAAGAATTTGAGATATGTGTTGGACGGTACCACTACCAGTGGCTCAAAACAAGTTGAAGATACTTTGAGATATTTGGTGGACGGTACCAGTGGctcaaaaaaatcatttatcaGTCAGCTGGGCTTCAGCTTCAGCTTCAGCCTAAAGAAACGTTTCCAAGCCATGCTCCTTGTCGAGAAAACAATAGAAGAACTCAAGCGCCAGATAGAGGAAGAGGCAAAAGGAAAAGAAGCGGTTGTTAGTCATACAAATGAGGAAAGATACTTTTCATCCGAAATGTTGCTTGACTTTGAGAAAATTCCAGTGTTTGGaagagaaaatgaaaaggaGGAGATTATAGATCAATTGCTGAACCTGAACAATTCTGATGTTGTTCCTCCTGTTATTGTAATTGTTGGTGTTTCTGGATTGGGGAAAACAAAACTTGCACGTCTTGTTTGTAAGGATCTTCGAGTCAAAGCTCGGTTCCAACCAATTTGGTTCGACTTCAACAGCTCTGTCTCAACGGTAAAAGATTTAATTGAGTGTCATCATGAGAAACACGTCTTAATTGTTATAGATAATTTGCAAATTGAGAATGAGAATCATGCTCTCGACAAGTTGCAGCAGAAATTAACGGAGTTGGTTGGCGGTGGTACTGATAGGGCAATACTTATTAGTACACGTAGCAACAAGGTTGCCAACAACATTGTTGCCAGACATGTTTTGCAGTTGCAGGGGCTCAATCAAGAGGACTCATGGTCCTTGTTTCAACATATTCATGGACAAAGCACCACCGAACCTGAATCCAAACCCGAGAGGGATAACATGAGGGATTGTGGTGGAATTCCTCTTCTGATAGTGATCATAGCGACAGTGATGAAGCAtcatggtggtggtggtgacaaATGGACTCTAGAAGCACTACAAATGCTAAAGTTTATCTATTACGACAATCTGCCCACTAATCAGAAGTTATGCTTTGCATACTGTTCATTGTTTCTAGAAGATTATCTGATTGACGCCGAGAAACTAATTCAACTCTGGACTGCTGAAGGATTTCTCGTTGCCTCTAGCAGTGAAACTATTATTGCAGAACAACAATTTGATCGAGCTTGTTTCGATGACTTTGTTCCTTTGGTTTTCCATCAAGCTGAGTTAGAAAACGACCACCACAAATACTGCGGTGTTGTGAGGAACAGCGGCTTATATAGAATGAACAAGTTAATGCATAAACTCGCAAAGCTAGTAACTGCCGATGGCAAAAACATCATATCCGATTCAATGGGGAGTAGAGTTCATGGAGGAACGCTGCGAGTTTCGTTCAATTGCGCTCTAGATCTGTCGTGTGAGGTGCCTGAATCAATGTTTCAGAAAGCAAAGAAACTAACGACCATTCTTTTTCCATACAACACTAACAACCCGCGGCTTCCACACGAGGTAAAGAtgacaacatcaacatgtaatAAGATCTTCAACACCTTCAAGGACTCCCTATGCACGTTGGATCTAAATGACTTGGGGATCAAGATGGTTCCAAGCTCTATTGAAGAGATGAAGTACTTGAGATATCTAGATCTTTCCCATAACAACATGGAAAAACTTCCTAGTTGCATCACAACTCTTATCCACTTGCAAACGTTGAAGCTCTCTCAATGTCATGCCCTCAAGAAATTGCCAAAAGACATGGGGAATTTAAGTTCCCTCAACCATCTTGGCATTGAGGGATGCTTGCGCCTAACTCACATGCCAAGTGGAATAAGCAAGCTCACTGATTTGCAAACATTGTCACTTTTTGTGGCCAGCAAGAAACATGTCTCGGGAGGACTAAGATCGCTCACAAATCTTAACAAGTTGAGAGGCTACTTGGAAATTTCTCATCTTGAACAAGTCAAGGAAGCTTCTGAAGATaaagttttgaaaaataaacaacACATTGAATTCATGACTCTAAGATGGGATCACAAGGAAGAGGACGAGAAGGAAAAATACATTGCCAACGATGAGAAATCACTTGATTGTCTCGAGCCGCATCCGAATCTGAAAGTGCTACTCGTCGTGGGGTACATTGGTTCCAGGTTGTCTGATTGGATCGTTTCACTTCGATGCCTTGTTAAGTTTACCTTGAACAACTGTCCCAAATTCATCACCCTCCCGGCACTGGATGTGCTTCCAAATCTCAAGGTTCTCCAACTTTGGAGATTGGACTCTTTGAATTTCATACATTCCTCTGAACTAGCAATATTATTTCCATCCTTGAAGGAACTTACAATCATTGATTGTCCTCATCTAATAGGTTGGTATGGAAGTCGTGGATTATCTTTCAGTTGCATTTCAAAACTAAATATCCAATATTGTCCTAAATTAGCTTGGGTGCCGCGATATCCCGGCCTTGACGAAGAGCTAGTTCTGGTTGAGTCGAATGTAGAATCCATGAGGAATACAATGCATTATGCTGACGGTACTGAAAGTATTGAAACTTGTAATTCACAAACACAACCCTTCTCCAAATTGAAGTCCATGGTAATTGAGGGTATTGAACAATCTCCACTAGAGAGTAGTTGGCTTAAAAACTTCATTTCACTTGAGGAACTTCACATTAGAGATTGTTCTAATATGAATTCTCTACCACAAGGTTTTGAGTATTTAAGTTCACTTCAATCACTTTCTATTGAAAGATGTGAAGAACTTGTTCTTGATGCTGACATATCCGAAACTGAATGGAAGAATCCAATTGAATTGGAGGGTCTAAGAAACCTTACTTCTCTTACATTAAGTGGTATTCCAAAACTAAAGTCCCTTCCATGGGGAGTTGAAAATATGAAATCATTGAAAGATTTAAGGATTTATGATTGCCATGGTTTAACTCATCTACCAGAAACAATAGGCATCCTCGTTTCACTTGAAAAACTGGTTATTTCTGAATGCAGATGGTTGCAATCGTTGCCCAAAGGAATGGAAAGGATGGAGTCTCTACATACTTTGACTATCATGAACTGCCCTTTGTTATTGCCAAGGTGTCAACCGGACACGGGTGATGATTGGCCACAAATTGCTCATATCAAAAACATACAAGTGAAGCAAACTCCTCAAGAAGGAATGTAG